In Pochonia chlamydosporia 170 chromosome 3, whole genome shotgun sequence, the following are encoded in one genomic region:
- a CDS encoding kinase-like protein (similar to Metarhizium robertsii ARSEF 23 XP_007820039.1) yields the protein MLAIYTLDGAINDFFNEHPQVTRKQCDDLAASLFGEPVHPVPIQGSYSYTVTAGADQSSIVHFRSPKSELNEQVRNMAIGIHGPLVPSASCHGTIGELQSQLFVYALNKIPGRVYIEAQSQYQVAVGPTSESSPQHANTVADLARYYARSWNKRQTLSTDTLQAIHNNYQQKFQLLSENLPPRFTRNLRYVINGLPLLFTEKYPLVLNHGEISALKILTDPPTGHITGIVGWSEAKVLPFGMDLWGLENVLGYMNSTGWHYHSNHLALRDLFWETFRKEAIDVGSNIDVIDIARMAGIFLRYGLRKLSGAGETVVLGAEHTAFRYIEAFCADEE from the exons ATGCTCGCCATCTACACTCTTGACGGCGCAATCAACGACTTCTTCAATGAACACCCCCAAGTCACCCGCAAACAATGTGATGACCTCGCTGCTTCTTTGTTCGGCGAGCCCGTACATCCTGTTCCCATTCAAGGTTCCTACAGCTACACCGTCACTGCGGGAGCCGACCAATCTTCCATTGTCCACTTTCGATCCCCAAAGTCAGAATTAAATGAGCAGGTCCGCAACATGGCTATAGGCATTCATGGACCGCTAGTTCCTTCTGCATCCTGTCATGGAACAATTGGGGAGCTCCAATCCCAGCTTTTCGTCTATGCTTTGAACAAAATTCCTGGCAGGGTTTACATTGAAGCACAATCACAGTATCAAGTTGCGGTTGGTCCCACGTCGGAGTCTTCTCCGCAGCATGCCAATACCGTAGCTGACCTTGCAAG ATACTATGCTCGTTCCTGGAACAAGAGACAGACTCTCTCCACTGATACCCTTCAAGCTATACACAATAACTACCAACAAAAGTTTCAGCTTCTCTCAGAAAACCTCCCCCCTCGATTCACCAGAAACTTGCGATACGTGATCAACGGTCTGCCACTGCTCTTCACAGAAAAGTACCCCCTGGTCCTCAACCACGGAGAAATTAGTGCGTTGAAAATCCTCACTGACCCCCCTACCGGTCATATCACTGGAATTGTTGGCTGGTCTGAGGCCAAAGTCCTCCCATTTGGCATGGATTTATGGGGTCTCGAGAATGTGCTGGGGTACATGAACTCCACGGGCTGGCATTATCACAGCAATCATTTAGCCTTGCGAGACTTATTTTGGGAGACGTTTCGAAAGGAAGCTATTGATGTGGGCTCAAATATAGATGTTATTGATATTGCGAGAATGGCTGGCATATTTCTACGTTATGggttgaggaagttgagTGGCGCGGGCGAAACGGTTGTGCTGGGCGCGGAGCACACGGCTTTTAGGTACATCGAGGCATTCTGTGCTGATGAAGAGTGA
- a CDS encoding DNA repair protein RAD1 (similar to Neosartorya fischeri NRRL 181 XP_001257441.1) encodes MSGSNGAQPVKLSLPLEYQQHLFQELRTEDELVVLARGLGLMRLVTNLLHSYDAAGNNLIVIVGAEDRENGWIGEALAEHAAISAAPKARGLTVVNTDFQSVGAREKMYAGGGIFSITSRILVVDLLTGLLDPESITGMVVLHADRVIATALEAFILRVYRQKNKIGFLKAFADNPDPFTTGFSPLSTMMRNLFLKKASLWPRFHVTVAQSLEGKKKAEVIELEVPMTDSMKDIQNAIMECVEVSIHELKKGNSGLEMDDWNLDSALMKNFDVMVRRQLDPNWHRVSWKTKQIVNDLTVLRGLLTSVLAYDAVSFLQHLDTIHAAHSPPPGSTRQNQSPWLFLDAAQTIFDTARRRVYSASAKSISQSGDNIDSLRPVLEELPKWALLAEVLEEIDRDLYFEPPARDDSNGTILIMCSNTDTCRQLRDYLQTMHVKPRVTQPKPAVKDDDAEEEDAHKPSAAFMLRRRLRSYLTWKRQFAQVSATLFSENQKALNSAADSRPGHGGMGRGKPPTNKRRRVRGGGNIGVSAGRTETGIIAQYFEKPGEVADLMAEVQITEEEAQQKDDIIADPLDDMDDYYQLYEMQDLIVVHAYDGDQDEHVLEEVKPRYIIMYEPDASFIRRVEVYRSSHNDRNVRVYFMYYGGSVEEQRYLSSVRREKDAFTKLIKERASMSLVITVDPHGIEDPQEAFLRTVNTRIAGGGRLAATAQPPRVVVDVREFRSSLPSLLHGRSIIIVPCMLTVGDYILSPNICVERKSISDLISSFKDGRLYTQAETMFQHYKSPMLLIEFDQNKSFTLEPFADLSGSLSSVAPTNVSSDLQSKLVLLTLAFPKLRIIWSSSPFQTAEIFESLKAQEDEPDPIAAVQAGLDKDMKAEEQAFNQEPQEMLAIVPGITPKNIKNIVLETENIKEVANMSVKELEPMVGNVAGKAIHGFFNRNVMDEDE; translated from the exons ATGTCTGGAAGCAATGGTGCTCAGCCGGTTAAGCTCTCCTTACCCCTG GAGTATCAGCAGCACCTCTTCCAAGAGTTGCGCACAGAAGATGAGCTCGTCGTGCTCGCCCGTGGCTTGGGATTGATGCGCCTCGTCACAAACCTGCTTCATTCATATGACGCAGCTGGAAATAATCTGATAGTCATTGTAGGCGCTGAGGACCGTGAAAATGGATGGATTGGCGAGGCACTGGCCGAGCACGCCGCCATTAGTGCTGCCCCCAAAGCCCGTGGTCTCACCGTGGTGAATACTGATTTCCAAAGCGTTGGTGCACGGGAAAAGATGTATGCTGGAGGTGGCATATTCAGCATCACGTCACGTATTCTGGTCGTTGACCTTCTCACCGGCCTCCTGGATCCAGAGTCTATAACTGGCATGGTCGTGCTTCACGCTGATCGAGTCATCGCCACTGCACTCGAGGCCTTTATCCTCAGAGTCTATCGccagaagaacaagattGGATTTTTAAAAGCCTTTGCCGACAATCCAGACCCCTTTACTACGGGGTTCTCGCCCCTGTCAACAATGATGCGAAATTTGTTCTTGAAAAAGGCGTCTCTGTGGCCGAGATTCCACGTCACCGTGGCGCAATCCCttgaagggaagaagaaagccgAAGTCATCGAGTTGGAAGTCCCCATGACGGATTCAATGAAGGACATTCAAAATGCAATCATGGAATGTGTCGAGGTCAGCATTCACGAGCTGAAAAAGGGCAACTCTGGCCTGGAAATGGATGACTGGAATCTCGATAGTGCCTTGATGAAGAACTTTGATGTCATGGTACGGCGACAGCTAGATCCCAACTGGCATCGGGTAAGCTGGAAAACAAAGCAAATCGTAAACGACCTGACGGTGCTGCGAGGTCTCCTGACGTCGGTCCTGGCTTACGATGCCGTGTcatttctgcagcatcttgacaCAATCCATGCTGCTCATTCACCTCCACCAGGATCAACGAGGCAAAATCAATCGCCATGGCTGTTTTTGGATGCTGCACAAACCATATTTGACACCGCACGGAGGAGGGTATACTCGGCCAGTGCAAAATCAATCTCGCAAAGCGGCGATAACATTGACTCCTTGCGACCAGTTCTCGAAGAACTGCCAAAGTGGGCACTACTTGCTGAAGTGCTTGAAGAGATTGACAGAGACCTATACTTTGAGCCGCCTGCCAGAGACGACTCTAACGGCACAATCTTGATCATGTGCTCCAATACCGACACCTGCAGACAACTCCGGGACTACTTGCAAACAATGCATGTGAAGCCCAGAGTCACACAGCCGAAACCCGCCGTAAAGGACgatgatgcagaagaagaagatgcccACAAACCGTCAGCAGCATTCATGCTGAGAAGGCGTCTACGCAGCTACCTGACCTGGAAGAGACAATTTGCCCAAGTCAGCGCAACCCTCTTCTCCGAGAATCAAAAGGCTCTCAACAGTGCAGCCGACTCTCGTCCCGGCCACGGAGGCATGGGTCGCGGCAAACCACCGACCAACAAGCGCAGACGAGTCCGCGGCGGAGGTAACATTGGTGTCTCTGCCGGAAGAACAGAAACGGGCATCATTGCACAGTACTTTGAGAAGCCAGGCGAGGTGGCTGATCTCATGGCCGAAGTCCAAAtcaccgaagaagaagcacaGCAAAAGGATGACATTATCGCCGACCCGCtcgacgacatggacgaCTACTACCAGCTCTACGAAATGCAAGACTTGATTGTGGTGCACGCCTATGACGGCGACCAAGACGAGCACGTCCTCGAAGAAGTCAAGCCGCGATACATCATCATGTACGAACCAGACGCGTCCTTCATCAGAAGAGTAGAAGTGTACCGCTCGTCGCACAATGACAGAAACGTCCGCGTATACTTCATGTATTACGGCGGCTCCGTCGAAGAACAGCGCTACCTGTCCTCCGTGCGTCGAGAAAAAGACGCCTTcaccaagctcatcaaggaaCGAGCAAGCATGTCCCTCGTCATAACCGTCGATCCTCACGGCATTGAAGACCCGCAAGAGGCATTCCTCCGCACAGTCAACACCAGAATCGCAGGCGGCGGCCGACTAGCTGCCACAGCGCAACCACCCCGCGTGGTAGTCGACGTTCGAGAGTTCCGTTCCTCACTGCCATCCCTCCTCCACGGACGATCCATCATCATTGTCCCCTGTATGCTCACAGTCGGCGACTACATCCTTTCGCCCAACATTTGCGTCGAGCGCAAATCCATCAGCGatctcatctcctccttCAAAGACGGCCGTCTGTACACGCAAGCCGAGACTATGTTCCAGCACTACAAGTCGCCCATGCTACTCATTGAATTCGACCAAAATAAATCATTTACACTCGAGCCATTTGCCGATCTGTCCGGCAGTCTAAGCAGCGTTGCCCCCACAAACGTCTCCTCCGATCTACAATCAAAACTAGTCCTCTTGACACTCGCATTTCCCAAACTCCGCATAATTTGGTCCTCGTCGCCGTTTCAAACCGCCGAAATATTCGAGAGCCTCAAAGCGCAGGAAGATGAGCCGGATCCAATTGCCGCCGTGCAAGCAGGTCTAGACAAGGACATGAAAGCCGAGGAACAGGCATTCAACCAGGAACCGCAA